The genomic stretch cactgccagagtgtttaagcaaaaattaaaatctttaatgaatttcattataaagcatcgtgtgtatggccaagtacgttgttggatgtactctgttgagtggcaaaagcgtggtctgccacatgcgcacatattagtttggttagttgataaattaaggccagaagacattgattccataatttcagccgagattcccgatgaaacacttgacccaaaattgcatgcagtagtaagtaaacatatgatacatggaccttgcggagttttcaacaacaactCCCCCTGTACggtcgacggcaagtgttctaagcgataccctagagcattgattgctgaaaccatctcgggaaattatggttacccgttgtatcgtcggcaatcagttgaggacggtgggcgatctgtaattgtgaagataacaggacaaaattttgatgtagataatcgttggattgtgccgtactcgccaatattgtccaaaacttttgaaactcacatcaatgtggaattttgtaactctgtcaaattggtaaagtacatatgtaaatatgttaacaaaggtagcgacatggccaagaggtaagttaaacgaagttcaccgggttagctagtattattatatttatcctGGTTCTTCTTGCTAACGTGAACCATAGAGGTGCAtgagttacatttttttaatgaaaccatTGACTTCATTTAAACTgggattgaaaattaatttttcctgctAAAGTTATTTAATCCGAACATGTAAACAAGCAGATAAAGACGTTCGATAGCGGAGCCATCtacaagatatttaatttatgtataaatattaatcgTATTCGCAGCATACTTATGTAAATTACGCCAACTTGAAAACcctgtaataattacattttgttttagcaTTGTTTtctgtaatagtttatattattattagtatagaaACTGAAACgaaataaattgtattcaattttttagaACCTGGGCAACCTTCATGTAAGCAGACAATTTCTTCATCAAATGACCGACCTTAGGGATGTTTATTGATTATTCTAATGCAGTAACTCAAAACAGACCACATTTGAGGATCTGGCTCACAGTGACTTCTTTGCTCTCTGATTACTCATCttccaacaaaatatttaaattatattttatacaatgttttgataatttggaacaaataacattataagtgtaatattttgaTATGCAATTCTAAATAAGAAttcattctttaaatattgataaaagattattaGATTTCCTATATCAATCATTTGTCAGTAATGAACATTGTACAACCACCGAAAATAAGTTTACCTTACGgtgtacttaaaatataaaaatgtttaaactgttttacCTGTTATGCTATCTGGTAGACAGGACTTATTAACGAACTTGCCTACTACCAAGTGTCTATATCTAATCACAAATGGcgataattattacaattttaaatattttaaaattaagtgtatTAGTAACATCATATTCGAAAATCCATCATTTATTTTCTACCAACGGCATCCACcatattaataacattacaacCTATAAATAATGGACAAGCAGTTTTGAATTGTTCTGTgtgttacttttaatttgtattttacggTATTGCTGTTTATGCAATATaactttaatgttatatttaaaacatatacattgaAAGGTATATTGGGTTTGTATTGTATAACATATACATTCCAATATATTTTGCTTAAACCAACATACGAATATCTGTTCAAAACtctatcttaaattaaataattgatgtacacaaaatacattatattatatccTATGGATTGCCttacaaaatagaatatattaatggatattattaatattcataaagtaAACTAACAGATATCGTTTTATAGCTTATCAGTTAATTCATTGTATATATAAGTAGAATACAAAGCTAAAAAAGAGTACCAAGTGCGAAACTTAGGTGCATATACAGTTTTTTCTTTGTATACAGTAAAACTGCAactgaatttaaagttaaattactaaaaacaaaaactgctttttactttttgattttatatactttttaagcaATAGACTAGCTATTTTCTCTAGTTTTTTTAACCATTACTAATCTCtatgttgtacaaaataataataactaaataccTGTTAATTTACCACAATGAGTAAACTTGATAGTGTATATGACAATGAACATGAATTGATAGTTAcccaatagtaatataaaaaattatacatgtaattaaaatcttaaagatAGATCAATACTGAGTAACGCTTGAGTTTGATATGAGATTTCACTGTTGTTGAACAGATTAGAGCCAAAAACTTTATATGGTTAtcaatttaattaagttattttctgCTAAATCAAGTAATCTAGCTTGTAAAATTGGTAATCTGCAAATATTGATGGAAAgttctattttaaacaaattaagtaGGCCTAGGTATTTTCTAAAGTAGTTGTGattcgaatattttaaaatttaagttgttGGTTGACTCATAGTTCTCTTCTGTAGATCTGACTTCACTTAGTACACCATTCTAGAAGTGAATTTGAGTGGATTTCATTTGAGATTTACCTGTTGTCTCTTACACCAAGTATGAATGTGCCAGATCAGTCTAATCTTTTTGAAGCCCGAAATATCTTACACCTTCAGCTTctggaaatataatattatttagtgaAACATGATGGTAACTTATTTGCTTAATATAAATGTGATGTGGACATATATGATTTAAGATGGAAAACAGTCACGATCCATTGATCTAGTAGGCCTTGAATTGTGTAAGTTTTCTATTGGTGTGTAATGAACTGGGTGGGCTAGCCTAGCCTTGGCAATCTGTCGTTGTGTTGTGGTGGGAGGTGGTTGTGTTCAAGTAGAGCCATTGTGGAATAGTGGAATGTCGCCATGACAGTTTGGTGAAGATTGTTCGGGAATAGTGTTCATTACttttatgtttgtgtgtgttgttCGATGTAGTAgtggtaattttatgttttattttgtaggtaATGTTTAAGTACATTTAATGCACGGAATTTCTGACAGTGAGAAAAAGAGAATAACCGTAAAAATTCGCAATATGAAAAGAAGCCCAAGCCGTGGTACTCCACCATTGAGAAGCAAAAGGTCCCGTTCAAGCATTGGACGATATGATGATAGTTCGGATGAGAGAATAACGCCAGAGAGAATCCGCCGTAGAAGTCGAGGACGGTCTCCTCCAAGTCCCCGAAGATATCCATCTGATAGTGCTCACAGAGACGAATTTTCAAGATCAAGAGAAGTAGAGAGATCCTATCACAGTTACAAGGTATTGTGTGTTAGTGCTTTACATCCAAAAGCGAGTGATGAAGTTATAAAAGATACACTGTATCGAGAATACAAAAAGTTTGGTGATTTGAGCATCAGAATATCTCATGATTTAGATGAACGTGTTGCTTATGTGTGTTTTCGCAGTTCTGATGATGCAAGAGATGCTAAACATAGTAAGCCTAGAATAATTCTCTTTGATAAAGTCGCGTTGGTAGAGCCTGTGTATGAAAGTAGTCGCAGTTCCACTGATATTTACCGTAGTCGTAGTAGACCTAGATCAAGAAGTCTCAGTCCAGATTATGATCGATATTATCATCGATCACCTGGCCCTGATAGGCATCGTCCTCCCGCCGATAGAAGTTATGAAAGATTATATGGCCCTCCTCCAGTACTTCCTCACAGAGAGTTTAGAAGAGAGGGTCCACCAATGCCTCATCATGATTTCATTAGGGGTCCTCCTATACACCATGGTCCTCCACCTCACATGCCCCCAGGACCCCCCCATCATTATGGCCCTCCAAGGCATATGGTTCATGGATTCAAACCGCCCCCACCTCACtttgagaaaactgaaaacaagAAGGATAAATTTCCAAATTACCTCCATCATGTCCCTCCAGAAGAGGATCCATTAGCTACCAGAACATTGTTTGCGGGTAATTTGGAGATAAACATTTCAGAAGAAGAGCTACGGAGGATATTTGGTCGCTATGGTAACGTTGAAGATATAGATATTAAAAGACCACTTCCAGGAACTGGAAATGCTTATGCTTTTGTCAGGTACCAGAACTTAGATATGGCTCATAGATCTAAGGTGGAACTCTCAGGCCAATATATTGggaaatttcaatgtaaaattggTTATGGCAAAGCTACCCCTACCACACGTATTTGGGTAGGTGGTCTTGGGCCTTGGACATCTCTATCACAGTTGGAACGGGAATTTGACCGGTTTGGGgctataaaaaaaatagattatatcAAGGGAGAAACATGTGCTTATATATTGTATGACTCTATAGATGCTGCTCAAGCTGCTGTAAAGGAAATGAGAGGATTTCCATTAGGAGGTCCTGAAAGGAAACTAAGAGTTGACTTTGCTGACGTAACACCTGGGTTTGGATTTAAACCAAGACCCTTCCCTGATGACATGGGTGCAGGAGGTGATTTCAGAGTCAGAGTTCCTGGAAGAGAAGATTTCCCATACGAACCACCATATGAAGCTTGGGGTGAAGGAGAGTTTGGTTATGGTGCTCCTAGAGGTTTTCGAGGCAGAGGTGGTGGTCCTTGGCAAGATAGAAGAGGAGGTGGAAGAGGGGCGTATAGAGGAGCAGGATATCCTGGTGAAGGATACAATAAAGATGATCCTGAATGGCCTGGGGGACGAAGACCAGATGGTGAATTTGAAAGTAGAACATTTAAACGTGGATCGGGTGAACCTGGTGCAAATAGGTCTACTTCAAGATCACCTCGACGACATTCAGTTGATAGTGATTCAGGATCAGAAGGACGCCCCAATGGTGTTCTTAGTTCGGCTAGAACTTTACCAGAATTAGCACGCAAGTGTGTAGCAATGTGGCAGGGAGCTCTTATTCTGAAAAATTCCCTTTTTCCAGCAAAGTTTCATCTTACTGATGGGGATACTGATATTGTGGAAAGTTTGATGAAAGACGAAGAAGGAAAACATTTACTTCGTATTACGCAACGGCTCCGTCTCGACCCTCCAAAACTAGAAGATGTATCAAAACGTATTGCTACATCAAGCTCTCATGCTATATTTTTAGGACTTTCAGGATCTTCTGCTTCCATATCAGTTGAAGATACGTCAGTTCAAACCCGTCCTCTAAGAAATCTTGTGTCATATCTTAAACAAAAAGAAGCAGCTGGTGTAATTTCTCTTGTTAACAAAGATACTGAAACAACAGGCGTACTCTATGCATTTCCCCCTTGCCCATTTTCAACAGAACTCCTGAAAAGGACAGCACACAATCTCTCAGAAGAAGGATTGAAAGAAGACCATTTGGTTATAGTAGTCGTTCGTGGTGGCACTGCTTAGTTAACTCTAGAAGCGAACAAAAAAGATACAGGTTTGTTCAAgctattttcttttgtatttgttAAGTTATCTGATACCTCGTATAAAATAGGTACAGTACCTCATTGTTTTCTCAAACTTACCTCTCTCGTTAGCTTATTAGcattttgtacataataatacAATCTTGTCTTTTAAAATAATGCCTCTTCTACATGCTAGCTAGTTCAGTGAAATTGACGGGTTTTCTTTCTGAACAAAATTTTAGGCTGCAgtgtaataagcggccaccaacaaaGTCAGCTGATGAGAATCAAATGATTCAAATCATCGATTTTCATGACTTTTCTAAAGACTGAAAGCAATATAGCCAAAATGGTCGAACtaaataacgtaatagatattttttcagaaaacaaTATGGATTTCCTAGTTTTCTATTTtggaaattaatgtataaatattaatataattttcaaattaaaatacaatataatcatAACAAAACAATCACTTTTACttaccttatatatttttaaggataaatgtgACTgattgtgaaacaaagaagacacgtATGTCACTGTTCTTGCCACCATTAGTTAATacgaaacacatgattttaattttaaatttatttccaaacatgattttattttgaattaattttgagcaataatgttgaactgaatAAAGTTTTAtgctttcaaaatcttttaaagtgttatagtgaagctatacttttatatgtaaaacagatgtatttgtttcatattacataaaataactaaactttatttaaaccaCGTTTGAGGAGCGTAGTGCTTAGGATTACTGtagccaatctgaaatggtatttctgcaggtactgatgccgtataaagtacatttatagtcatagtttgtttgattttaactaaaatggtacacgatttttcattatattcataatgccaaatttagaatgttcaaaataAGTTTTCTCAAGATTGTTTTTACATATGTCTTAGGCATACATTGCTAACTATCCGTTTGTGTTTGTTTAACTTACTTTTTTTGCAGCGAAATACTGTTTGATTTCCacatttaattctagttttcatcttgtaaatacaaactggacaattcagatttaaaggagcaaggtcattatcttgtaaccGTTTAAAACGTTGCTCAgtgttaataaaaacattttgtttgagccaatatctgcatattcatcgccattgttcttgTCGTTGTCGCTAGCTTTCTTCCACAGAAACAAAATCACAAagctggtaatgacgtcactagGAACAGGTGGTAATGATGTCACtaagtctaaataaagaaagctggcaatgattaattatgaatatctataggtcaaatgtattattcaatagtatggatatttaaaatcaataatcataATCCGTTTGTGTtagtggctgcttattatactgtagccaaaTGGTATTTGATTTATGAAGGTTGAAATCACAAAtagtattactttttaatttttttcatggaAAATTCATTTTGTAGCAAGTTATATTTGTATACTAATACTTCTTATTATCCATGTATTTCAGCATTAACTACTCCTGATAGCTTATTTTAGCATTCTATCGTCAATACTGCATCAATTGTCCGGAGAGGTGCAGCCTATCGGGAGGTCTCTGTCCCCGCACTTGAGCAGGAATTTCTTCTGCCTACGCTGGAGTGCAGAAGGagaatgtttgttattattttcctgcacaagcttatcaacggggcgatcgattcaccagagcttctgagtaggatatccctcttgatgcctgctggaaccagatccaggaatatgttttcaacctgccaccactcaaacaattacagctatcacggtcctattgctcgacttcataggcgtggaaacagcattccttccgatggtgatatgttttatgacagcatcgcacaccttaaaaagagactgcaacagtaatgagtgatagagttttttttccccttaatatcagttggagatgatgtttgtgatttttcactattgtaacattatttcacaaatcttaatacttatttattattccactgcataatcactactttctgtaatttaattagttgttatttattttgttgatgttatattattccactgcataatcactactttctgtaatttaattagttgttatttattttgttgatgttatatttaagttgcatgaaaatgttgtgaaattattgtatattggcggatgccgttgaaataataataataataataataataaatcaataaccgTCCCGTTTAGTAGTGCCTTGTAGACAACCATGCTGTCAATTACAACTACCGTGCATTATTCACTAGTCTAATTCCttcatttacattgttaaattatgTGTGAGTGTTAATTACATGGAGCAGTttcaattttaagaaattaatttgtaaatattgaattgaTCAGAGTGGTATCTTTACAGAAGGAATTGTGAGTTGTATGataatgtgttgtttttaaattaggaggctgaagtataataagaggccaccacgacaatctaatcaatttattgattagaaatatctaaaGTGATCTAATATTGACCCATAGATATTCATGATTAGTCATTGTCAGCTGTTTTTGTTTTACAGactaacaatattgtttaaagttaGGTTAATTCTAACAAAGTAATATCATATTAGTAAAGTAAGGTACAAAATAATGATCTTACTGCTTTAAATCCTATGTATTCAGTTtgaggagatgaaaactagaattaaaggtggtAATAAAATAGTGTGACTTTGCCAGAAAAGTCTAAACAAACACAGCATTACAAAAAAACTCTCTTGAGGGTACTTTTtagaacattctaaatttggtattatgaatatattaaaaattatgaactattttaGTCGGGATCAAACAAACTTTGATAAGTACCTCAAGATGAATTCATggaattcaaaatgtacattgtacacaataaaattaatcaaaaaggGCAAAAGgtgtattgtatattacaaactATGATTTTCTAATAAATGAATGTAGTTTTGACAGCATCAGTACATGTAAAATACCATAGCAGATTGGTTATCACCTGGAGATTAGTtttatatggttataaaaatataacttaagtattattttctataattttaaatacctatatttcttttacatataaaaatacagcttcactataatacaatcttgTTGGAcgttattgttccaaattaattcaatcaTGCTTATGGTATTTGAGGAATAGCCACAAGTACAATAATGAAGGTtgtgtgttatttgtgtcacaagatGCCAGAATCATTTaaatccttcaaaatagtaaaaataaattatatgtttcactgttttgtgtgttgattttacaaatacacatagcctagatagtttttttattaatcattaaattattacttttaaagataTAACAAGAGCcgaaatatactgtaatttgaaatacctaaaatataatttggttcGACATTTTGCTTTtggtatttttagataattttgaatatcgatgattttataatcataaatatcttatgattaaaataatcataagATATTGATTCGATTGTCGTGCTGGCTGCTTACAGTATTATACTGGAATTTAGGAAAGTGATTTGGATGTGATCGGAAGTGACCaggtagttttttaaaaataggtcATATAGTCTATGTATGAAATTAGGAAGTTACTCCTGGGTTAATTGGCTCACTcattaaattaatgaaagttaATGGTTTGgtatttttacattatgttttatttttgttgaaagttATGGGtagatttttaggtttaataaatgggtttttaataagatttctatacaaaatcagcctattgtcTCCTCATAATCACTTGAACATATTTGCATAACTTCACTAAACATGAagcaaagagttaaaaaaacatttattgttaaaaattttatatgttgctcctaaaaacaataacttttcccaaaaaaattaatttggtacaAAAGTTAACTTATCTTGGCTACGTTCATTGGTCAGCTTGGTATGTcttttcattgtaatatatggTGGTTGTTCAAACTTCGAAAACGTTTTCGGAGAtacttataacatttactaacctttttgttataaacaatttttttaaatctcaaaaccgTTTTTGAGATgtcaattacatattttaacttaaatccttaaaaatttgttttatcaccAAGTACTGTTGGTAAGAATGCATAAGATAATTGTATGAAATCAAATTATTGGATGTGACTTCTTTCAtcaattattagaatataatgcataaacaagtttaaatatgatatagaaatgattcttttaaatatcttgactaaccaaatacaaataaattaatatgaccAATACAGTAAATCATCtgtatcaattataaatatattttcaaattgtaaacacAATTTCTTTCAAAAGTGATTTCACCTTTAAAACCAAATGAAACAGTATTGAAAGATGGTTGTATATTTCTTGGTTTCAAGACGTTTGTTTTGGTGTTATGGTTTCTTTATTGTATAAATCCGGCAATCAACAAAAACAGTTTGTGCATCAAACACATTGTTCTTTTAGAGATTTCATTATCAATACAGTTTCAAACCAAAATAATCACTTAAAAATACCAAACAGTAGCCTACACACAGATGCCATGGCATAACGTTTCATTCAAAAGAAATTCATTAAGCCATATGTCATTGAGTCTGAACCCTATAGATTAACAAGAGTCTGAATTATCAACATAATATATTGAAACTGGTGGTCAAATTTCTCTGTACTTTTATTCATCTTTATATATGAAAAATCAAATTCATCtataacattgatttattataaaattgacatTCTTTCAttcatcttattaaaaaaaaaagtatagtaTATACTCTTCTTTCATCCAAGAATGTTTAAGtaatcttttttataatgtttactcAAGCCTAATGTTTACAAAACAATCTAAAATCACTTTTAATGATTTCTTAAAACAGTATACTTCGCCgaaaatgattactttattagAATTGAGGTTATATCTCAATTTGTCCATTGATCTTGGGGAATTAGGATTTCTAGGTGGAGGAGTACACCTCCAATCTGAGTATAAAAGGGGGGACGAAACAGGGTTATCAACATTCAcatgaaaaaagaaaagaaatttgagTGGGGAGAATAGTCAACTGCATTTGAGGgtaattcaagagttttttttttcagcagCTTTTACTTATTTTGGCCATAGTTTTAACTCTATGGTGAAGTTTATTCAATGTTGTAATTTTGGTCTTGTTTTGCCAATGCataattttatttggcatttttggGTTGAATTTCTTCATTGGTTCGATTTTGTTTCGTAGTTGATTTAAAGAAACAGACGTCCTTTCTCTTTTGTGGTTCTAGTGATTGAATATATTTGTGCATATTCAATGTAAAAGTTAAGTCTCGTGAGTTAACTTTAAAGTAGAATATTATTGGTGAGAATCGACATAAAAGATTTTGTGTTGGTTTTGTTTTACTTGATAATGGAAATTTCAATTCTTTATGTATTTCCTATTAGGTTTCGGCCATTATCCTCATACGTAGAATAATATGATTAGatgagttaataatatttttaggtcTCAAACATTAGTGATCAGCCATCTGAAAGTTTCCTATTTTACTGATTGGTACTATCTTAAGGTATGTTTTCACTATCAGTACAATATGGGGCAGCTATGAAGCCACAGACTTTGCTGATGGGCGGAGATATTACTATCAGCCCGCTGTTTAACTACTAATTCCTTTTacaaggttaaaaataaattttgtactatCCGAAACTTAACTGTTgttttttaattgactttttaagtattttacttctgaaaaacattaaatacaatgaAGTGGCTatagtaaacatttcaaaaaatgaatttatttgaaGCTTTTATTATTGGACAATATTAATGATTGggtgtattaaataaataaaatatactaaaggtaaagtatttaattttaagaaaaccttACAAAATTTATAGTTAGAAAACTTTTATGtatgtgataaattaaaaaaagtacataaaatgaGTAAGATGGTCAAACTGAGAACTGGCTATAAATAGAAAAACTTCAAGCTTCACTTTCGTTTTTTCAGTCtcgtaacaaataattttaaaagtaatttaacttattaaatgattctaaaatagtttcaaacaaaaagttatcaaaacacaaaaatctatttacatAAGTTTCTTGATCACTAGATCATGATCTCACAAATTATAATCCATTGTCCTTTGTAAGTAATAGTAACATTGACAAAAGACATGTTCAGAATAAAACCAAAGGCAACAAATACTGCAAGTAACACTcataaataagaaatatcaaTATCATATTGGTCGAATAATAGCTGAGTTGTTCATTTAGTATTATTACTGATTCTTTATGAGgacattttaaagatgtaataaaaaaatctgtaggTCATATTAATAGACTTCAAAATAGGTGCTACCATCGAGAATATGAGAAACACAATATTGAGCCTGTTGCAGGGtgagacaaatttttaaatatattattagtactaaaaatgtataaaccatTTTTTCAgcataaagtatttttttaattttaa from Homalodisca vitripennis isolate AUS2020 chromosome 2, UT_GWSS_2.1, whole genome shotgun sequence encodes the following:
- the LOC124355003 gene encoding RNA-binding protein spenito; this encodes MHGISDSEKKRITVKIRNMKRSPSRGTPPLRSKRSRSSIGRYDDSSDERITPERIRRRSRGRSPPSPRRYPSDSAHRDEFSRSREVERSYHSYKVLCVSALHPKASDEVIKDTLYREYKKFGDLSIRISHDLDERVAYVCFRSSDDARDAKHSKPRIILFDKVALVEPVYESSRSSTDIYRSRSRPRSRSLSPDYDRYYHRSPGPDRHRPPADRSYERLYGPPPVLPHREFRREGPPMPHHDFIRGPPIHHGPPPHMPPGPPHHYGPPRHMVHGFKPPPPHFEKTENKKDKFPNYLHHVPPEEDPLATRTLFAGNLEINISEEELRRIFGRYGNVEDIDIKRPLPGTGNAYAFVRYQNLDMAHRSKVELSGQYIGKFQCKIGYGKATPTTRIWVGGLGPWTSLSQLEREFDRFGAIKKIDYIKGETCAYILYDSIDAAQAAVKEMRGFPLGGPERKLRVDFADVTPGFGFKPRPFPDDMGAGGDFRVRVPGREDFPYEPPYEAWGEGEFGYGAPRGFRGRGGGPWQDRRGGGRGAYRGAGYPGEGYNKDDPEWPGGRRPDGEFESRTFKRGSGEPGANRSTSRSPRRHSVDSDSGSEGRPNGVLSSARTLPELARKCVAMWQGALILKNSLFPAKFHLTDGDTDIVESLMKDEEGKHLLRITQRLRLDPPKLEDVSKRIATSSSHAIFLGLSGSSASISVEDTSVQTRPLRNLVSYLKQKEAAGVISLVNKDTETTGVLYAFPPCPFSTELLKRTAHNLSEEGLKEDHLVIVVVRGGTA